In Gossypium arboreum isolate Shixiya-1 chromosome 5, ASM2569848v2, whole genome shotgun sequence, a single genomic region encodes these proteins:
- the LOC108477303 gene encoding uncharacterized protein At1g27050 has translation MSRKRDKPYLSCHAPASISKRRRPLPPHPPPPPSSENEAKPKPPPAVIVMGLPPNCSVLDLKSRFEIYGSISRIRINCDAVGYIVYRSKESAESAIAASLDSSFGITVDSKRVQVLWATDPLAQWRDGIGVNANNDKGATSSSKLLRPEVPLSRHGRSNKLASTIVNPRTTDDGSSMLELPFKGREIVAYDDIL, from the exons ATGTCTCGAAAGAGAGATAAACCCTACCTCTCCTGTCACGCCCCAGCTTCCATCTCTAAACGGCGTCGTCCTCTGCCACCTCACCCGCCACCTCCGCCGTCTTCTGAGAATGAGGCCAAGCCAAAGCCGCCACCGGCTGTTATTGTCATGGGTCTTCCCCCGAATTGCTCGGTGCTCGATTTGAAGTCGAGGTTTGAGATCTACGGTTCGATCTCTCGCATCCGCATCAATTGTGATGCTGTCGGTTACATTGTATACCGCTCTAAGGAATCCGCCGAGTCCGCCATTGCGGCTTCCCTTGATTCCTCTTTCGGCATTACCGTTGATTCCAAAAGG GTTCAAGTTTTGTGGGCAACCGATCCTTTAGCTCAATGGAGAGACGGAATAGGGGTTAATGCTAATAACGATAAAGGGGCAACATCTTCATCAAAGCTCTTGCGGCCTGAGGTGCCTTTAAGCAGGCATGGAAGAAGTAATAAGCTTGCATCAACCATAGTCAACCCAAGAACCACTGATGATGGTTCTTCAATGTTAGAATTGCCATTTAAAGGTAGAGAAATTGTTGCCTATGATGACATTCTCTAA